In the genome of Kitasatospora cathayae, one region contains:
- the pepN gene encoding aminopeptidase N, translating into MPGTNLTREEARTRADLIRVDAYDIELDLGSAREGGTFRSTTVVRFTATTPGADSFIDLVAPSVEEITLNGTPLDPASFADSRIPLPGLAAENELRVVANCAYSNTGEGLHRFVDPVDNETYLYTQFEVPDARRVFANFEQPDLKATFAFTVTAPTGWVVVSNSPTPEPVGEGATQVWKFEPTGRISSYITALVAGPYVGVFDAYEKGEQRVPLGVYCRPSMREYLDAEAIFAVTKQGFDYFQEKFDYPYPFAKYDQLFVPEFNAGAMENAGAVTLRDQYVFRSKVTDAAYEARAATILHELAHMWFGDLVTMEWWNDLWLNESFATFAEAVCQAEAPGSKWPHSWTTFANQMKTWAYRQDQLPSTHPIMADINDLEDVQVNFDGITYAKGASVLKQLVAYVGQDAFFQGVQAYFKRHAWGNTRLSDLLGALEEASGRDLKAWSKAWLETAGINVLRPSVVLNTDGEIESFTVLQEAPALPAGAKGEAVLRPHRIAIGLYELVDGSLVRTDRIELDLDGARTEVPELVGRHRPAVVLLNDDDLTYAKIRLDEDSLAVVTENLGGFTDSLPRALCWASAWDMTRDGELAARDYLSLALSGIGRETDIGVVQSVQRQVKLALDAYADPDWREQGLARWAAAAEEHLRAAEPGSDHQLAWARTLAAVARTDGQLDLLAGLLDGSMEIKGLAVDTELRWTLLTRLSATGRADEAAVVAELERDNTAAGQEHAATCRASRPTAEAKAQAWASVVESDKLTNYVQEAVIAGFQQSDQRELLAPYAEKYFAAVKGIWETRSHEISQQIIVGLYPALQVSQATLDATDAWLASAEPAPALRRQVVEARAGIERALKAQAVDKAAGGR; encoded by the coding sequence GTGCCCGGCACCAACCTGACCCGCGAGGAGGCCCGCACCCGGGCCGACCTCATCCGGGTGGACGCGTACGACATCGAGCTCGACCTCGGCTCGGCCCGCGAGGGCGGCACCTTCCGGTCCACGACCGTGGTCCGGTTCACCGCCACGACCCCCGGCGCCGACAGCTTCATCGACCTCGTCGCCCCGAGCGTCGAGGAGATCACCCTCAACGGCACCCCGCTCGACCCGGCGAGCTTCGCCGACAGCCGCATCCCGCTGCCCGGCCTGGCCGCCGAGAACGAGCTGCGGGTGGTCGCCAACTGCGCCTACAGCAACACCGGTGAGGGTCTGCACCGGTTCGTCGACCCGGTCGACAACGAGACCTACCTGTACACCCAGTTCGAGGTGCCGGACGCCCGGCGGGTCTTCGCGAACTTCGAACAGCCGGACCTGAAGGCCACGTTCGCCTTCACCGTGACCGCCCCCACCGGCTGGGTCGTGGTCTCCAACTCGCCCACCCCCGAGCCGGTCGGCGAAGGCGCCACCCAGGTCTGGAAGTTCGAGCCCACCGGCCGGATCTCCAGCTACATCACCGCGCTCGTCGCGGGCCCGTACGTGGGCGTCTTCGACGCCTACGAGAAGGGCGAGCAGCGCGTGCCGCTGGGCGTCTACTGCCGGCCCTCGATGCGCGAGTACCTGGACGCCGAGGCGATCTTCGCGGTCACCAAGCAGGGCTTCGACTACTTCCAGGAGAAGTTCGACTACCCGTACCCGTTCGCCAAGTACGACCAGCTCTTCGTCCCGGAGTTCAACGCCGGCGCGATGGAGAACGCGGGCGCCGTCACCCTGCGCGACCAGTACGTGTTCCGCTCCAAGGTCACCGACGCCGCCTACGAGGCGCGGGCCGCGACGATCCTGCACGAGCTCGCCCACATGTGGTTCGGCGACCTCGTCACCATGGAGTGGTGGAACGACCTCTGGCTCAACGAGTCCTTCGCGACCTTCGCCGAGGCCGTCTGCCAGGCCGAGGCCCCCGGCTCCAAGTGGCCGCACTCCTGGACCACGTTCGCCAACCAGATGAAGACCTGGGCCTACCGGCAGGACCAACTGCCGTCCACCCACCCGATCATGGCGGACATCAACGACCTGGAGGACGTCCAGGTCAACTTCGACGGCATCACCTACGCCAAGGGCGCCTCGGTGCTCAAGCAGCTGGTGGCGTACGTCGGCCAGGACGCCTTCTTCCAGGGCGTGCAGGCGTACTTCAAGCGCCACGCCTGGGGCAACACGCGGCTGAGCGACCTGCTCGGGGCGCTGGAGGAGGCCAGCGGGCGGGACCTGAAGGCCTGGTCCAAGGCGTGGCTGGAGACCGCGGGCATCAACGTGCTGCGGCCGTCCGTCGTGTTGAACACGGACGGTGAGATCGAGTCCTTCACGGTGCTGCAGGAGGCCCCGGCGCTGCCGGCCGGCGCCAAGGGCGAGGCCGTGCTGCGGCCGCACCGGATCGCGATCGGCCTGTACGAGCTGGTCGACGGCTCGCTGGTGCGGACGGACCGGATCGAGCTGGACCTCGACGGCGCGCGCACCGAGGTGCCGGAGCTGGTCGGGCGACACCGGCCGGCCGTCGTGCTGCTGAACGACGACGACCTGACGTACGCCAAGATCCGGCTGGACGAGGACTCGCTGGCCGTCGTCACCGAGAACCTCGGCGGCTTCACCGACTCGCTGCCGCGCGCGCTGTGCTGGGCCTCCGCCTGGGACATGACCCGCGACGGCGAGCTGGCCGCCCGCGACTACCTGTCGCTGGCGCTGTCCGGCATCGGGCGGGAGACCGACATCGGCGTCGTGCAGTCGGTGCAGCGCCAGGTCAAGCTGGCCCTGGACGCCTACGCCGACCCGGACTGGCGCGAGCAGGGCCTCGCCCGCTGGGCCGCCGCCGCCGAGGAGCACCTGCGCGCCGCCGAGCCCGGCAGCGACCACCAGCTGGCCTGGGCCCGCACCCTCGCCGCGGTCGCCCGCACGGACGGTCAGCTGGACCTGCTGGCCGGGCTGCTGGACGGCTCGATGGAGATCAAGGGCCTGGCGGTGGACACCGAGCTGCGCTGGACGCTGCTGACCCGGCTGTCCGCCACCGGCCGCGCCGACGAGGCCGCCGTCGTGGCGGAGCTGGAGCGCGACAACACCGCGGCGGGCCAGGAGCACGCGGCCACCTGCCGCGCCTCCCGCCCCACCGCGGAGGCGAAGGCGCAGGCCTGGGCCTCGGTGGTGGAGTCCGACAAGCTGACCAACTATGTGCAGGAGGCCGTGATCGCCGGCTTCCAGCAGTCGGACCAGCGGGAGCTGCTGGCGCCGTACGCGGAGAAGTACTTCGCCGCGGTGAAGGGAATCTGGGAGACCCGCAGCCACGAGATCTCGCAGCAGATCATCGTCGGGCTGTACCCGGCGCTGCAGGTGTCCCAGGCGACGTTGGACGCGACGGACGCCTGGCTGGCCTCGGCGGAGCCGGCGCCGGCGCTGCGGCGCCAGGTGGTCGAGGCCCGGGCCGGGATCGAGCGCGCGCTCAAGGCCCAGGCGGTCGACAAGGCGGCCGGGGGCCGCTGA
- the malQ gene encoding 4-alpha-glucanotransferase produces MAAYHDSDGADGLKVPSQDAPPPPAELLALAQAYGVDARYPGPGGQAVGARTLVAVLGALGVAAGSPEEVREALERHRAEQQARLLPPCVVVRQGRRNALDVPVDARLHIELEDGGSWELPRGHSHWLPADLPLGRHTLRAESNNKNEHAPLIVAPEKLPQLPGRSWGFLAQLYSVLSDRSWGMGDLGDLAELAEWAGAGLGAGFVQINPLHQALPATPGTPSDPSPYRPSSRRFADPVHLRIEAVPEYAYLDAEQRRQADDLVRRAARLRDEVLAHDGLVDRDAVWALKREALELLHEVPRGPGRQAAYEAFLRREGEWLRRNALWNALAEAHGADWHHWPKDLRHPNGPQIERAAKELETQVEFHRWLAWQVDQQLAHAQGTAREAGMPVGLIHDLAVGVHPDGADAWALQDVLAGGISVGAPPDAFNAHGQDWGLPPWRPDALAAAGYAPYAELLRAATRHAGALRIDHVMGLFRLWWVPNGHPPTEGAYVRYDAEAMLGVLALEAHRAGTAVIGEDLGTVEPGVREELAARGILGTSVLWFERDWQAGGGILPPDRWRPGCLATLTTHDLPSTAARLSGEHVELRHRLGLLARPLPEEQQEAAAELADWRAELTALGLLTPGEELSMPVLYRFLRSTPAELVGVWLPDLVGDPRPQNLPGTWDQYPNWRLPVADGAGDPVTLDRLAATPTARLLAHLLAPPHPRNR; encoded by the coding sequence GTGGCCGCTTACCACGACAGTGACGGAGCCGACGGACTGAAGGTCCCATCGCAGGACGCGCCGCCGCCACCCGCCGAACTGCTGGCGCTGGCGCAGGCGTACGGGGTGGACGCCCGGTACCCGGGGCCGGGCGGGCAGGCGGTGGGGGCACGGACGCTGGTGGCGGTGCTGGGGGCGCTGGGGGTGGCGGCGGGGTCGCCGGAGGAGGTGCGGGAGGCGCTGGAGCGTCACCGGGCCGAGCAGCAGGCCCGGTTGCTGCCGCCCTGCGTGGTGGTCCGGCAGGGGCGGCGCAACGCGCTGGACGTGCCGGTCGACGCCCGGCTGCACATCGAGCTGGAGGACGGCGGCAGTTGGGAGCTGCCGCGCGGCCACTCGCACTGGCTGCCCGCCGACCTCCCGCTCGGGCGGCACACCCTGCGAGCGGAGAGCAACAACAAGAACGAACACGCACCGCTCATCGTCGCCCCCGAGAAGCTCCCCCAACTCCCCGGCCGCAGCTGGGGGTTCCTCGCCCAGCTGTACTCCGTCCTGTCCGACCGCTCCTGGGGCATGGGCGACCTCGGCGACCTCGCCGAACTGGCCGAGTGGGCGGGCGCCGGCCTCGGCGCGGGCTTCGTGCAGATCAACCCGCTGCACCAGGCCCTCCCCGCGACGCCCGGCACGCCCTCCGATCCGTCCCCGTACCGCCCCTCCTCCCGTCGCTTCGCCGACCCGGTGCACCTGCGGATCGAGGCCGTCCCCGAGTACGCCTACCTCGACGCCGAACAGCGCCGGCAGGCCGACGACCTCGTCCGCCGGGCGGCCCGCCTGCGCGACGAGGTCCTCGCCCACGACGGCCTGGTCGACCGGGACGCCGTCTGGGCGCTCAAGCGCGAGGCCCTGGAACTCCTCCACGAGGTCCCGCGCGGCCCCGGCCGCCAGGCGGCGTACGAGGCGTTCCTGCGGCGCGAGGGCGAGTGGCTGCGCCGGAACGCGCTCTGGAACGCCCTGGCCGAGGCCCACGGCGCCGACTGGCACCACTGGCCGAAGGACTTGCGTCACCCGAACGGCCCACAGATCGAGCGGGCGGCGAAAGAACTCGAAACACAGGTCGAGTTCCACCGCTGGCTCGCCTGGCAGGTCGACCAGCAGCTCGCCCACGCCCAGGGCACCGCCCGAGAGGCCGGCATGCCGGTCGGCCTGATCCACGACCTGGCCGTCGGTGTCCACCCGGACGGCGCCGACGCCTGGGCGCTCCAGGACGTGCTGGCCGGCGGCATCTCGGTCGGCGCCCCGCCGGACGCCTTCAACGCCCACGGCCAGGACTGGGGCCTGCCACCCTGGCGCCCGGACGCCCTGGCCGCAGCCGGCTACGCCCCGTACGCGGAACTCCTGCGGGCGGCCACCCGCCACGCGGGCGCCCTGCGGATCGACCACGTGATGGGCCTCTTCCGCCTCTGGTGGGTCCCGAACGGCCACCCTCCCACCGAGGGCGCCTACGTCCGCTACGACGCCGAGGCGATGCTCGGCGTGCTCGCCCTGGAGGCCCACCGGGCCGGCACGGCGGTGATCGGCGAGGACCTGGGCACGGTCGAGCCGGGCGTACGGGAGGAGCTGGCGGCCCGGGGCATCCTCGGCACCTCCGTGCTCTGGTTCGAACGGGACTGGCAGGCCGGCGGCGGCATCCTGCCCCCCGACCGCTGGCGCCCCGGCTGCCTGGCCACCCTCACCACCCACGACCTGCCGAGCACCGCCGCCCGGCTCTCCGGAGAGCACGTCGAGCTGCGGCACCGGCTCGGCCTACTGGCCCGCCCACTCCCCGAGGAGCAGCAGGAGGCGGCCGCCGAGCTGGCCGACTGGCGGGCCGAACTGACGGCTCTCGGGCTGCTCACCCCGGGCGAGGAGCTGTCGATGCCGGTGCTCTACCGCTTCCTCCGCTCCACCCCGGCGGAGCTGGTCGGCGTCTGGCTGCCGGACCTGGTCGGAGACCCGCGCCCGCAGAACCTGCCCGGCACGTGGGACCAGTACCCGAACTGGCGCCTCCCGGTCGCCGACGGCGCGGGCGATCCGGTCACCCTCGACCGCCTCGCCGCCACCCCCACCGCCCGCCTCCTCGCCCACCTCCTGGCCCCGCCGCACCCCCGGAACCGGTAA
- a CDS encoding beta-N-acetylglucosaminidase domain-containing protein translates to MQARVSVVAGRRLRQQLEQTPALREVLHHPAALAARRATARTCRQLAPKTADRVIADLKGTEPLLASVRAERAAGRPGRRAMQIAAGVVTAAVVGGLLAGPLPSTAYAATPGTDVVSTAPQTPLGSVTNPQVFPHPQEQTVAGKPVTVPAAVTLVTAPKADRGAVDAVREVLTIAGATDVTPQADGGTPAAGSLVVYIGGPAEGAEGEVDRTLRQLTAAAAGKDGTAPSTAGMPAGGYVLAAGQLPARGGGTYGAVVLAGADAAGTFYAAQSLRQLLAAVPAGQGQGPGAAGLGLPGITLRDWPSGAAVRGTAEAFYGTPWTAQQRLDQVDFLGRSKQNFYLYAPGDDPFRLSRWRDAYPADQQSDLRALGDRARQNHVTLGYAIDPGQSLCFSSDDDVDALVRKLDGLRKLGFTAFQLQFLDVSYDEWHCGDDRDEYGTGPAAAAKAQAALVKKVQDRLIAKNPGLAPLSVVPTEYHKQGPTPYRKALADALPTGVQVAWSGGGVIPEKITGAQTSDTGSLYGHPLVTMDNYPVNDASPDRLFLGAYTGREPEVATRSAVLLTGAMQQPVASRIALATAGDFAWNPTGYQPDQSWQAAVRSLAGPTGAAATPAGSALSAVTALAGNSTSSPLAKQESGYLQPLLDQFWANAEPTSGAAPDLTKLIAAAAPLRNAFTAMAGAQETLAGTQATAQLAAEAGPWLGPLRDYGQAGQAALDMLLAQHGGDGAAAWKARVQLNRLRAQLAQAPATIGAGVLGPFLDRAVRAADNWSGVVSGGVTPTTSMGTAHDHMPALMTDGQADTFYWSSAPPQPGDSVGVDLGAGRPISGVTVLMGGWGDGPDAQNAVDDYIRDGVLEYSTGEGGWQQLAVVKNQKTVSAQLPAGTVVRAVRLRATAAQKTAVAVREFTVTAPDESPASVSGGPAALPGSSAAAVLDGNPDTAYRAAAPPTALDEPLTVELGSARPLDRLTVLTDPTVHATATVAVRRSDGSWVDIGTVQPGYNELPAGGQLADAFRLTWKPGGDPPVVNQVIPWYADAPAARLSLTDPALDVVIGAASPAKTQATVEAGRPEGTTGELRTEVPAAAKGLTVTPSGAVTVPRGGRVGVPLLVAAASGTPAGTYQVPVSFVAGGTTVKQVLQVHVVPPTGGPDLALGAQASSSGDETPNFPASAVTDGDPKTRWSSPAKDDAWVQLALPQTAHLGSAVLHWQSAYASSYKIQVSADGSSWTDAATVDNGKGGDETVRFDAPGVRYVRMQGVARATKFGYSLYGIELYAVTTPAAPTQPPANQPGQPGQPGASGAPVAPVAPVAPVAPPVTKP, encoded by the coding sequence GTGCAAGCCCGTGTGTCCGTGGTGGCCGGGCGGCGGCTGCGGCAGCAGTTGGAGCAGACTCCGGCGCTGCGCGAGGTGCTGCACCATCCGGCGGCGTTGGCGGCCCGCCGGGCGACGGCGCGGACGTGCCGTCAGCTGGCGCCGAAGACCGCGGACCGGGTGATCGCCGATCTGAAGGGGACGGAGCCGCTGTTGGCATCGGTGCGGGCGGAGCGTGCGGCCGGGCGGCCGGGGCGGCGGGCGATGCAGATCGCGGCCGGGGTGGTGACCGCGGCGGTGGTCGGCGGGCTGCTGGCCGGGCCGCTGCCGTCGACCGCGTACGCGGCGACGCCCGGAACGGACGTGGTGAGCACCGCGCCGCAGACGCCGCTGGGCAGCGTGACCAACCCGCAGGTGTTCCCGCACCCGCAGGAACAGACCGTGGCGGGCAAGCCGGTCACCGTGCCGGCCGCCGTGACGCTGGTGACCGCGCCCAAGGCCGACCGGGGCGCGGTGGACGCCGTCCGCGAGGTGTTGACCATCGCCGGGGCCACCGACGTGACCCCGCAGGCGGACGGCGGGACGCCGGCCGCCGGCTCGCTGGTGGTGTACATCGGCGGTCCCGCCGAGGGCGCCGAGGGCGAGGTGGACCGGACCCTGCGCCAGCTGACCGCCGCGGCCGCCGGCAAGGACGGCACCGCGCCCTCCACCGCGGGCATGCCGGCCGGCGGCTACGTGCTGGCGGCCGGTCAGCTGCCGGCCCGGGGCGGCGGGACGTACGGCGCGGTGGTTCTGGCGGGCGCGGACGCGGCCGGCACCTTCTACGCCGCGCAGAGCCTGCGCCAGCTGCTCGCCGCCGTACCGGCCGGGCAGGGCCAGGGGCCGGGCGCGGCCGGGCTCGGGCTGCCCGGGATCACGCTGCGGGACTGGCCGAGCGGCGCGGCGGTGCGCGGCACCGCGGAGGCGTTCTACGGCACCCCGTGGACCGCCCAGCAGCGGCTCGACCAGGTGGACTTCCTGGGCCGCTCCAAGCAGAACTTCTACCTCTACGCCCCGGGTGACGACCCGTTCCGGCTCAGCCGCTGGCGCGACGCCTACCCCGCCGACCAGCAGTCCGACCTGCGCGCGCTCGGCGACCGGGCCCGGCAGAACCACGTCACCCTCGGCTACGCGATCGACCCGGGGCAGTCCCTCTGCTTCAGCTCGGACGACGACGTCGACGCGCTGGTCAGGAAGCTGGACGGGCTGCGCAAGCTCGGCTTCACCGCGTTCCAGCTGCAGTTCCTGGACGTCAGCTACGACGAGTGGCACTGCGGCGACGACCGCGACGAGTACGGCACCGGTCCGGCCGCCGCCGCCAAGGCCCAGGCCGCGCTGGTCAAGAAGGTGCAGGACCGGCTGATCGCGAAGAACCCGGGCCTGGCACCGCTGTCCGTCGTCCCGACCGAGTACCACAAGCAGGGCCCCACGCCGTACCGCAAGGCGCTGGCCGACGCGCTGCCGACCGGCGTGCAGGTGGCCTGGAGCGGCGGCGGGGTGATCCCGGAGAAGATCACCGGCGCCCAGACCTCGGACACCGGCAGCCTGTACGGGCACCCGCTGGTCACCATGGACAACTACCCGGTCAACGACGCCAGCCCGGACCGGCTCTTCCTCGGCGCCTACACCGGCCGCGAGCCGGAGGTGGCGACCCGCTCCGCGGTGCTGCTGACCGGCGCGATGCAGCAGCCGGTGGCCTCCCGGATAGCCCTCGCCACGGCCGGCGACTTCGCCTGGAACCCGACCGGCTACCAGCCCGACCAGTCCTGGCAGGCCGCGGTGCGCTCGCTGGCCGGGCCGACCGGCGCCGCCGCCACGCCCGCCGGGTCGGCGCTGTCCGCCGTCACCGCGCTGGCCGGCAACAGCACCTCCTCCCCGCTGGCCAAGCAGGAGTCCGGCTACCTGCAACCGCTGCTGGACCAGTTCTGGGCCAATGCCGAGCCCACCTCCGGCGCGGCCCCGGACCTGACCAAGCTGATCGCGGCGGCGGCCCCGCTGCGGAACGCCTTCACCGCGATGGCGGGCGCCCAGGAGACCCTCGCCGGCACCCAGGCCACCGCCCAGCTGGCCGCCGAGGCCGGCCCCTGGCTGGGCCCGCTGCGCGACTACGGGCAGGCCGGGCAGGCCGCGCTGGACATGCTGCTGGCCCAGCACGGCGGCGACGGCGCGGCGGCCTGGAAGGCCCGGGTGCAGCTCAACCGGCTGCGCGCGCAGCTCGCCCAGGCCCCGGCGACGATCGGCGCGGGTGTGCTCGGCCCGTTCCTGGACCGCGCCGTGCGCGCCGCCGACAACTGGTCCGGCGTGGTCAGCGGCGGGGTCACCCCGACCACCAGCATGGGCACCGCGCACGACCACATGCCCGCGCTGATGACCGACGGCCAGGCCGACACCTTCTACTGGAGCTCCGCTCCCCCGCAGCCCGGCGACTCGGTCGGCGTCGACCTCGGCGCGGGCCGGCCGATCAGCGGCGTCACCGTGCTGATGGGCGGCTGGGGCGACGGACCGGACGCGCAGAACGCCGTGGACGACTACATCCGCGACGGCGTGCTGGAGTACTCCACCGGCGAGGGCGGCTGGCAGCAGCTCGCCGTGGTGAAGAACCAGAAGACGGTCAGCGCCCAGCTGCCGGCCGGCACCGTGGTGCGGGCCGTACGGCTGCGGGCCACCGCCGCGCAGAAGACCGCCGTCGCGGTGCGCGAGTTCACCGTCACCGCCCCGGACGAGTCCCCGGCCAGCGTCTCCGGCGGGCCGGCCGCGCTGCCCGGCTCCTCGGCCGCGGCCGTCCTGGACGGCAACCCGGACACCGCGTACCGCGCCGCCGCGCCGCCCACCGCGCTGGACGAGCCGCTCACCGTCGAGCTCGGCAGCGCCCGTCCGCTGGACCGGCTCACCGTGCTGACCGACCCGACCGTGCACGCCACCGCCACCGTCGCGGTGCGCCGCTCCGACGGCAGCTGGGTGGACATCGGCACCGTGCAGCCCGGCTACAACGAGCTGCCGGCCGGCGGGCAGCTCGCCGACGCGTTCCGGCTGACCTGGAAGCCCGGCGGCGACCCGCCGGTGGTCAACCAGGTCATCCCCTGGTACGCGGACGCCCCGGCGGCCCGGCTGAGCCTCACCGACCCGGCCCTGGACGTGGTCATCGGCGCCGCCTCGCCCGCCAAGACCCAGGCCACCGTCGAGGCCGGGCGCCCCGAGGGCACCACCGGCGAGCTGCGCACCGAGGTGCCGGCCGCCGCCAAGGGCCTGACCGTGACCCCGTCCGGGGCGGTGACCGTGCCGCGCGGCGGCCGGGTGGGGGTGCCGCTGCTGGTCGCCGCCGCGTCGGGGACGCCCGCCGGGACGTACCAGGTGCCGGTGTCGTTCGTGGCGGGCGGCACCACCGTGAAGCAGGTGCTGCAGGTGCACGTGGTGCCGCCGACCGGCGGGCCGGACCTGGCGCTCGGCGCGCAGGCCAGCTCCTCGGGCGACGAGACGCCGAACTTCCCGGCCTCGGCGGTCACCGACGGGGACCCGAAGACCCGCTGGTCCTCGCCGGCCAAGGACGACGCCTGGGTGCAGCTCGCGCTGCCGCAGACGGCCCACCTGGGCTCGGCGGTGCTGCACTGGCAGTCCGCGTACGCCTCCTCGTACAAGATCCAGGTCTCGGCGGACGGCAGCAGCTGGACGGACGCGGCGACGGTGGACAACGGCAAGGGCGGCGACGAGACGGTGCGCTTCGACGCGCCGGGCGTCCGGTACGTCCGGATGCAGGGCGTGGCGCGGGCCACCAAGTTCGGCTACTCGCTGTACGGCATCGAGCTGTACGCCGTCACGACTCCGGCCGCGCCGACGCAGCCGCCGGCCAACCAGCCGGGGCAGCCCGGCCAGCCGGGGGCATCCGGGGCGCCGGTCGCGCCGGTCGCACCGGTCGCCCCGGTCGCGCCTCCGGTGACGAAGCCGTAG
- a CDS encoding HNH endonuclease → MPHVLVLNASYEPLGVVSMRRALILVLNHKAVSLEDTGVTLHSATSALPAPSVVRLTRFVRVPFCGPVPLTRRALFARDHGRCVYCGAAATSVDHVIPRSRGGQHRWDNVVAACRRCNHTKADRHLTELGWRMKRPPAPPSGLAWRIIGTGIKDPRWRPYLEPYGGGDQLRAPQWGEYEHHDHTEPTHSVPIGRAHAAHPAPVRRGEQPEPLSA, encoded by the coding sequence GTGCCGCATGTCCTGGTCCTCAACGCGTCCTACGAGCCACTCGGCGTCGTATCGATGCGCCGCGCACTCATCCTGGTCCTCAACCACAAGGCGGTCAGCCTGGAGGACACCGGAGTCACTCTGCACAGCGCCACCAGCGCCCTACCGGCGCCGTCCGTCGTCCGTCTGACCCGCTTCGTCCGGGTCCCGTTCTGCGGGCCCGTCCCGCTCACCCGCCGGGCGCTGTTCGCCCGCGACCACGGCCGCTGCGTCTACTGCGGGGCCGCCGCCACCAGCGTCGACCACGTCATCCCGCGCAGCCGGGGCGGCCAGCACCGGTGGGACAACGTGGTGGCGGCCTGCCGCCGCTGCAACCACACCAAGGCCGACCGCCACCTGACCGAACTCGGCTGGCGGATGAAACGCCCGCCCGCACCGCCCAGCGGCCTCGCCTGGCGGATCATCGGCACCGGGATCAAGGACCCGCGCTGGCGGCCCTACCTGGAACCGTACGGCGGCGGCGACCAGCTGCGCGCCCCGCAGTGGGGCGAGTACGAGCACCACGACCATACCGAGCCGACCCACTCCGTCCCGATCGGCCGGGCGCACGCCGCCCACCCCGCCCCCGTCCGCCGCGGCGAGCAGCCCGAACCGCTCTCCGCCTGA
- a CDS encoding mechanosensitive ion channel family protein, which translates to MFRSGATGPIDASSAFSTPTPAPSPTAPELPQLRIPTSAQDVTDTTKQAASWFDTHWASWLAGGLQIVLIIVLALVLRVVVSKLITQLIARMARSHDQHEESRLGGLLANHGVVNPERRQQRSEAIGSVLRSMASFTILGTAALMVLSALGMNLAPLLASAGVAGVAIGFGARNLVTDFLSGVFMIMEDQYGVGDEIDTGVATGTVLEVGLRVTKLRGANGEIWYIRNGEVKRIANMSQGWATASVDVQVGYKEDLQRVEDLIQQTAEGLSKEAPYDELVWAPVSILGVESVAADSVMVRIEARTAPGKAPVVARALRQRLKTAFDQAGIKVKEEATAVATGVAITSVEPSPPSALSDPTSPRYRAAEPIPQPKPPTDDPTLQKP; encoded by the coding sequence GTGTTCCGCTCCGGCGCCACCGGTCCGATCGACGCGTCCTCGGCGTTCTCCACCCCGACGCCGGCCCCCTCCCCCACCGCGCCGGAGCTGCCGCAGCTGCGGATCCCCACCAGCGCGCAGGACGTCACCGACACCACCAAGCAGGCGGCCAGCTGGTTCGACACCCACTGGGCGAGCTGGCTGGCGGGTGGCCTGCAGATCGTCCTGATCATCGTGCTGGCGCTGGTGCTGCGGGTCGTGGTGAGCAAGCTGATCACCCAGCTGATAGCGCGGATGGCGCGCAGCCACGACCAGCACGAGGAGAGCCGGCTCGGCGGACTGCTGGCCAACCACGGGGTGGTGAACCCGGAACGGCGCCAGCAGCGCTCGGAGGCGATCGGCTCGGTGCTGCGCAGCATGGCGTCCTTCACCATCCTGGGCACGGCCGCGCTGATGGTGCTCTCCGCGCTGGGGATGAACCTGGCACCGCTGCTGGCCAGCGCCGGGGTGGCCGGTGTGGCGATCGGTTTCGGCGCCCGCAACCTGGTGACGGACTTCCTCTCCGGGGTCTTCATGATCATGGAGGACCAGTACGGCGTCGGCGACGAGATCGACACCGGCGTGGCCACCGGCACGGTCCTGGAGGTCGGCCTGCGGGTGACCAAGCTGCGCGGCGCCAACGGCGAGATCTGGTACATCCGCAACGGCGAGGTGAAGCGGATCGCCAACATGAGCCAGGGCTGGGCGACCGCCTCGGTGGACGTGCAGGTCGGCTACAAGGAGGACCTGCAGCGGGTCGAGGACCTGATCCAGCAGACCGCCGAGGGGCTGTCCAAGGAGGCCCCGTACGACGAACTGGTCTGGGCGCCGGTGTCGATCCTCGGCGTGGAGTCGGTGGCGGCGGACTCGGTGATGGTGCGGATCGAGGCCCGGACCGCCCCGGGCAAGGCCCCGGTGGTCGCCCGGGCGCTGCGCCAGCGGCTGAAGACCGCCTTCGACCAGGCCGGCATCAAGGTCAAGGAGGAGGCGACGGCGGTGGCCACCGGGGTGGCGATCACCTCCGTGGAGCCCTCGCCGCCGTCGGCGCTGTCCGACCCGACCTCGCCCCGCTACCGTGCGGCCGAGCCGATCCCGCAGCCCAAGCCGCCGACGGACGACCCGACGCTCCAGAAGCCGTAA